From the Priestia aryabhattai genome, one window contains:
- a CDS encoding MFS transporter: protein MNEEKLKAQSQSSKQPLVVWVIFFATIISFMGLGLVDPILPAIASQLHATPSQVSLLFSSYNLITGVAMLITGVVSSRIGIKWTLLTGILFTIVFSALAGSSNGIWQIVSFRGGWGLGNSLFIATALSAIVGLSLGGTAKAIILYEAAIGLGISVGPLLGGELGSISWRGPFYGVSVLMIVAFLALLLKMPQVAKPKVKSSVLDPIRALKFPGLFRLGLTAFLYNIGFFTLMAYSPFVMNLDEHGLGYVFLGWGLCLAITSVFVAPKLQVRFGTIKSMCTMLILFALTLLAMGIWTDSPTVVIIAVIVAGLFLGTNNTLITTAVMEVAPVERATASAAYSFVRFIGGAIGPWLANKLAETYSPHVPFITGAIFVLLAMLVVAFGRKHLLHVDKITH from the coding sequence ATGAATGAAGAAAAATTGAAGGCACAAAGTCAGTCAAGTAAACAGCCTCTTGTCGTTTGGGTCATATTTTTTGCAACAATAATTTCCTTCATGGGATTAGGTCTTGTTGACCCAATTTTACCCGCTATTGCAAGTCAGCTTCATGCTACTCCTAGCCAAGTTTCGTTATTATTTTCAAGTTACAATCTAATAACAGGTGTAGCTATGCTAATAACAGGTGTAGTTTCTAGTCGAATAGGAATTAAATGGACGTTATTAACAGGTATCTTATTCACTATTGTTTTCTCTGCACTTGCTGGATCGTCTAATGGAATATGGCAAATTGTAAGTTTCCGGGGTGGTTGGGGGCTTGGTAATTCATTATTTATTGCTACAGCGTTATCTGCTATCGTTGGCCTATCTCTAGGAGGTACAGCCAAGGCTATTATTTTATATGAAGCTGCAATTGGATTAGGTATTTCAGTAGGCCCATTACTTGGCGGCGAATTAGGTTCTATTTCATGGCGTGGACCTTTTTATGGTGTTAGTGTCTTGATGATTGTAGCATTTTTAGCACTTCTACTGAAAATGCCACAAGTAGCAAAGCCAAAAGTTAAAAGCTCTGTATTAGATCCTATTAGAGCATTGAAGTTTCCTGGTTTATTTAGGCTGGGACTTACAGCTTTCCTTTATAACATTGGTTTCTTTACATTAATGGCGTATTCTCCATTTGTTATGAATTTGGACGAACACGGACTAGGTTATGTTTTCCTTGGATGGGGACTTTGTTTGGCCATCACTTCTGTGTTTGTCGCTCCAAAACTACAAGTAAGATTTGGAACGATTAAATCTATGTGTACAATGCTCATTTTATTTGCATTAACTTTACTAGCTATGGGGATCTGGACAGATTCTCCAACAGTCGTCATTATTGCGGTTATTGTTGCTGGTCTTTTCTTAGGTACAAATAATACTTTAATTACAACAGCTGTTATGGAGGTTGCCCCCGTAGAACGAGCAACAGCTTCCGCTGCATATAGTTTTGTTCGTTTTATTGGAGGAGCAATCGGTCCATGGCTAGCTAATAAGCTAGCTGAGACCTATTCTCCACATGTTCCATTTATAACAGGAGCTATTTTCGTTCTTTTAGCTATGCTTGTTGTTGCATTTGGGCGCAAACATCTGTTGCACGTTGATAAAATTACTCATTAA
- a CDS encoding YdeI/OmpD-associated family protein codes for MANSRMNPKVDEFLSKAKKWKEEYETLRNVVLDCELTEEFKWMNPCYTFEKKNIVLIHGFKEYCALLFPKGALLQDSHGVLIQQTENVQGARQIRFTNVQEIIEKEAILKAYIYEAIEVEKAGLKVKVKRPEELIIPEELQHKFDEIPALKTAFEALTPGRQRAYILYFSTAKQSKTRVSRIEKCMENILNGKGLND; via the coding sequence ATGGCAAATAGCAGAATGAATCCTAAGGTTGATGAATTTTTAAGTAAAGCTAAAAAGTGGAAAGAAGAATATGAGACGTTGAGAAACGTCGTTCTTGACTGTGAGTTGACCGAAGAATTTAAGTGGATGAATCCTTGTTATACGTTCGAGAAAAAGAACATTGTTTTAATACATGGATTTAAAGAATATTGTGCGCTTTTATTTCCTAAAGGTGCTTTGTTACAGGATTCTCATGGCGTTTTAATCCAACAAACGGAGAATGTACAAGGGGCGCGTCAGATTCGGTTTACCAATGTGCAAGAAATAATTGAAAAGGAAGCCATCTTGAAAGCTTATATTTATGAGGCCATTGAAGTGGAAAAAGCCGGTTTGAAAGTGAAAGTTAAAAGGCCTGAAGAATTAATTATCCCTGAAGAACTTCAACATAAGTTTGATGAAATCCCTGCTCTGAAAACAGCTTTTGAAGCATTGACTCCAGGAAGGCAAAGAGCATATATCCTTTATTTTTCTACAGCTAAACAATCTAAGACTCGAGTATCAAGGATTGAAAAATGCATGGAAAACATTCTCAATGGAAAAGGGTTAAAT